The Procambarus clarkii isolate CNS0578487 chromosome 39, FALCON_Pclarkii_2.0, whole genome shotgun sequence region CAATTAAGactgaaaaaaaaatacaaaaggaccttgacaaactccaggagtgaACAAACAAATGGTCGCTAGAATTCAATCCTAACCAGAGTAAATTAATGAACATGAGAAAGGGAGAATGGAAAGCAGGAAGTACTAACACAATAAGGGAAAGCCAACTACAAGAATCGGTAGTTATTTaagaacaattataattatttgagAGTGGATACGATTCCAACATCGGCATCATAAGGGAAGCTGGTAGGAGAACATTGGTAAAAGCTGGAAACTGAAATGAGTTGCAGAaatgaaaggaaggaaggaattatcaggggaaagccccaagtcatcacgactatatagcacttgaaaggggacgggataaggttttgggatgggacggggggaaaggaatagtgctcaactacgttattggacggtcggggattgaacgccgacctgcatgaagcaagaccgtcgctctaccgtccagcccaaatgtaaggaaatactcgcagCCTTTACAAGTCGTCAACAATAGGAATGCAAAGAAATAAGTTATGGAAACCACCTCCATTCCCAACTAGAGTAAGATTCAACAAAGGTTTCGAACTCcagaatagttaaataataactcAACAAGGACAACAGGGTTAGTAGGttgggcataaagagctagacctcattTTCCTTTAGCCACTAATAAGTAACCACCAATAGGCAAACACATATGATTCTATCCAAAAGCCCATAAAAGTTGAATGCCCCAAAAAAGCTCTCGTAAACTAACCTAAATATTACGAGAAGTAAATGTGATATTACAGGAAATATACAAGTGCCATACGAGTTAAAAACCTCTTCAAATCTTTGTAAACAAACATTCTCTCTTACAGGTATTGTTTAATCAACACATTTAGTCTGAAAACGTACTTAACACCGTTGAAATCATTGAAAAAAAAAGGTCTATAACAAAAATTTGGTTGCCTAAACACTGTTTCTGGTGAAATTTGGAATATCTCGGTTCTTCTACAAGACGCAACTTTTGGACGAGAGTAATGAAAAATCTGTCGAAATCTTTGCAAAACTGTTGTTACGTGTGATAGCGCCAGGAGCTAGGGTCGGCAGCCAATAGCGACAGTTACACGCAGACAATGTAAACTGTCTTGTTTAGAAGCGTTTTACTACAGccataaattataataagcaaagGTAATGCCACTCACCAGAATATAATGTTGCAGAGTCACACATGCATCATTGATATTTGTTGAATACTGTTGACGTAGCTCGGCATAAAGTGACATATTCCTGCAGCTCGACATATTCCTGCAGCTCGACATATTCCTGCAGCACGACATATTCCTGCAGCTCGACATATTCCTGCAGCTCGACATATTCCTGCAGCTCGACATATTCCTGCAGCTCGACATATTCCTGCAGCACGACATATTCCTGCAGCTCGACATATTCCTGCAGCTCGACATATTCCTGCAGCTCGACATATTCCTGCAGCTCGACATATTCCTGCAGCTCGACATATTCCTGCAGCTCGACATATTCCTGCAGCTCGACATATTCCTGCAGCTCGACATATTCCTGCAGCTCGACATATTCCTGCAGCTCGACATATTCCTGCAGCTCGACATATTCCTGCAGCTCGACATATTCCTGCAGCCCGACATATTCCTGCAGCTCGACATATTCCTGCAGCTCGACATATTCCTGCAGCTCGACATATTCCTGCAGCCCGACATATTCCTGCAGCTCGACATATTCCTGCAGCACGACATATTCCTGCAGCTCGACATATTCCTGCAGCCCGACATATTCCTGCAGCCCGACATATTCCTGCAGCTCGACATATTCCTGCAGCTCGACATAAAGTGACATTTACGTAGTCatttacacaatcgacttgagaatggtccaggacggaccgaaacgtcgtcgtcccttcaacttctagtgtgtggtctggtcaacataaagtGACATTATTCATGCTTCACCAAGCTGACGTAGCTCGGCATAAAGTGACATTATTCATACTTCACCAAGCTGGAGTTACAGAGATATTAGGTTAATTACACAACTGCTAGAACAAACTGTTGCTCGCTTTATTTCATGTCCGGAAATTACCTCTGTCATGTGATGATAATTAACAAAATATACTCTTCAAAAGCGTCATCGTATATCAAAAGTGAAATGAATTTTAATTGCAACATCCCATTTTTTTTTAGTGAAGCGGATGTTAATCGTGTTgaagtttgagtgtgtgtgtttgagtgtgagtgCATGTGTGAGTGTATACTCATCtatttggtgagtgtgtgtgtattaacttacatagttgtactcacctagttgttgagcttcggctctttcatctttcctctcaactgtgaatcgagAGGCAAGAGGGGACCTgctgcacaggttcctgagcctattgggctgtattATATCTGCATCTGAAACTGTTCGTGGATTCTGCAAACATTCTTTCTTATGactctttggctcatttgagtaTTCCCTTAGGTATCATGTCTGTCATAGCATAGATCCATAGATCTATGACACTTCTCGAGGACAGTATTGACACTTCCCCTCTTCACTTTTGCTCTATGTTTTCTGCGTAATAGGTATTCTTTCACTTTAATAATATTTCCGTAACCTTAACCTATTTTTTTCAACTTTGTTTGCTGTGTGGCATGGTGTGAAACGTTATTAAATGTGCACGTCAATCTCTAcatttaatgtgcattaaatctgGCAGTTATTAAATGTGCAGGTCACCGATCCATTATCCTTTAGTCATCCAATTGCAGAaactgaattgaaattgaaattgaaataacttTACTAAGGTATCAGTACAACGTGTTTATATATAAATAGACACATCACAAAAAATCAACATATTACaaaacattctgagtgataaacgtatacatttcttcctttacacacgCAGTAAGTCACCAGACGTGCACACAAATACTCTTATTATTAATGTGCAAAGCGACGCTTTACTTGTGCACACAATAACGTCGGTAGTTTGGTACCATCAGGATCGTCGTTCTTTTCGAGGAATTCAATTTGTTCGTCTGGGAATTTGCGGTGAAATTCCTGGTCGTGGTACTCTTTTCTTCAgtgtggtgaggtcagtgtagGAGTTCATGGAGGTGGCGAGGACATTCATGGCGGGTACGGGTGTTTGTTGACGTCTTTCGTGCTGATTATCCGGTTACATTTGTGGCTCAGTTGTCGTCTGGTGTttgcgttgttgttgttgaacttgCTGTGCGCAATGTAGAGAACATAGACGGCTCGTTTGTCGTTGTTGGTCGCAAGGCCATTCTCGTCAACGTCGGTGTCGCCTCCTGGTGTCGGTTGTCGGAGTTACCGGTGGTCCGTCGTCGTCTTCAGATGTGGTGATGTCGATGTTGGGACGGGCAGCCagggtgggtggtgtccctgcTCCCAGACTGGTTGTGGGGCCGGCAGCAGCTGGAGGAGCTGGAAGAGGGTCACCGGGTACCGTCACCGTCGGCAGTCCATGTGCAGTGAGCAGCCAGTTGATGGTATGGACGTACAGTTCCAATCGCAGAACTCTGGTTAACTAGATAAGATTTAGCTTCCCACCCATAGCTAAGACTCTCCAGGTATTCAGTTAACATTTATTATTTTCTCTAACACCTTTGGAAGTATACATGGTAGCGATATTGGCTTGTTGTTTTGCATTTCTTGTGCGCATGTTTGTGGCTGTGTGCATCGTGAGCATGCGTGATAAGCATGCCCGCGACATTAAAGCCCGTTCATTGGTACTCTCGAAGTCATCAGTAACTAAAGACACCTAAGCGGCGCATGAAAGTATTGAGGGTGATTATCACCCAAAATAATCCAAGGAAGTCTCTCCTCTAAACGCATTTGTACCAGAGCAACAGACATATCCCTCgcccaccataacaatgggagataACGTGTTATCGTACATTGAGAATAGTGACACCTAACCACAGTAGAAACATAGCGAGTGAAAACTATCATGAGTATTAGACATGTAATTTCCCGTTTTCTATCTTATGGTATATTTAAACTTGCCACTTATAATAAAGACGGTGTGTGTAATATAGTTTTCGCCACGACGGGTAATTTCATAGAACAAGATTTGTGGTAGAGAGGCGCACGAGCACGCGCACCTTGCCGGTGGCcagggggctagattcacgaagcagttaagcaagcacttacgaacctgcacatcttttctcaatctttggcggctttgtttacaattattaaacagttaatgagctccgaagcatcagaaggctgtttataataataataataacagtcgattgggaagttttcataattgtaaaatatttaataaatgtaaccaaagccgtcaaagattgaggaaagatgtacacgttcgtaagtacctgcgtaactgcttcgtgaatctggctcctgatgTTCCCGCGTTCAAGAGCGAGACGCTATCTAGCGGCGACAATGGACACGCCTGTGGGAACTCAGCATCTGTTTACTGGAAAATATATTTTGGAGAGTGCGTCACGGAAATTACTGTTTACTGAAGGGCGTCACATAAAACAGTTTGCAAGAGTGCGTCACTGAAACACAGTTTGCATGAGGCGatgcgtcacaataacgtggctgaagttgaCAAAtcaacacactagaaaatgaagggacgacgacttttctgtccgtcctgaaccattctcaatcgacttgagaatggtccaggacggaccgaaatgttgtcgtcccttcattttctagtgtgtggcttggtcaacACAGTTTGCATGAGGCGATACGGTAAAAAAACAGTTTTGCAGAAGTGCGTTATGTAAAAACGGTTTGTAAGAATGCGTCACACAAAACACAGTTCACTAGAATACAGAAGGCCAAACGAATTTATAGACTACATTTTGCAAAAACAGTTACGTAGAGAGCATGTCACCAAACTGTTAGAAAGAGCGTATCATGCAAAACAGTTTAGTAAGACACATCAAGGGGAAACAATTTAAAAACATTTTTCCAGTTTACTACACTATACGCGCTAATTGTGTTGTTAATTTAATATAATTGAGCTCTGACCTTAGCACTTGAAACAAGTACAATGAAACTAAACACTGCTGAATTTTACAGTTTTTTCTCTTTACGTTACTAACATTAAAATTTTTAGGTGGATTACTAGTGTTTATTTCAGAGAAAATTAAACAGAACGAGACACCAAATCATCTACCCTTAAACCACCtagatagttatctagatatttgtgatggccCGAAAGCTCATTGCGGTTACATAAATAGTTTATTTGTAAACTGGCAAATGAATCTTTGTACTAAACTTAGAATATTCTTAAGTTAaaactttattgtattataaagcGTTGGTTTTAAAATATGAAAAGTATATGCTGAACTCTTTTTCTTTGAAAGGGTCTGAAGAATTAGTTTTTTAGTAAATTAAATTCTTAGGGATATGCAAATAGTTTTTAAATTTCATATTTCACATATATGACAATAATACATGGTATTAACGGTATGAACGTAACCAAACGTAATAAAACCTAAACATGTATAAAAAGTAGATAATGGCACTAATTACGTATTGGTTTTAGAGTAATTAATCCCAGTGGATCTCCGGCtgccctgaggacaggttgctattCTAACCAAGCCAAGTCTTATGCAAACTAGCCTAACTtttcctaaactaacctaacctaacctaatttatccTGATCtaaactagcctaacttaacctaaagaATCTAGCTGTACCAAAGCTACCCTAATTAGCTAACTATAATTAGCCATAAAAGTCaattaagaaatattttgggttgtaATGAAGATTTtaaaaaacgagagagagaactacC contains the following coding sequences:
- the LOC138372483 gene encoding glutamate-rich protein 6B-like; its protein translation is MSLYVELQEYVELQEYVGLQEYVGLQEYVELQEYVVLQEYVELQEYVGLQEYVELQEYVELQEYVELQEYVGLQEYVELQEYVELQEYVELQEYVELQEYVELQEYVELQEYVELQEYVELQEYVELQEYVELQEYVELQEYVELQEYVVLQEYVELQEYVELQEYVELQEYVELQEYVVLQEYVELQEYVELQEYVTLCRATSTVFNKYQ